The following coding sequences are from one Paenibacillus sp. FSL R5-0912 window:
- a CDS encoding beta-1,6-N-acetylglucosaminyltransferase: MHNFKMAYVVLCHKSPQQINLLIDRLTDEHVEFFMHVDKKSGIEEQIIHREDIHFVEQPVDVQWGHYGQIECILKCFELIRASGNYNYVHIISGQDLPLASNDTIADFFKEHEGQEFVKHLQLPNEAEMWGCLYRVSVYYPRFLVSRAKAVSEIRNRYINLVMSVPWLKRSLKELPEVLYKGSNWMSLTGECMQYILEFIAEHPGYVRLFRNSFCGDEIFFHSIILNSKYKDKVINEIKRYTDWDTGPEFPRTLRAEDYERIREQGAGCFWGRKFDLDVDKEIISDILRLA, from the coding sequence TTGCACAATTTCAAAATGGCTTATGTTGTCCTCTGTCACAAGAGCCCTCAGCAGATTAATTTGCTAATCGATCGTTTAACGGATGAGCATGTGGAGTTTTTCATGCATGTGGATAAGAAAAGCGGCATCGAAGAGCAAATTATCCATCGCGAAGATATTCATTTCGTAGAGCAGCCGGTAGACGTACAGTGGGGCCATTACGGCCAGATTGAATGTATCTTGAAGTGCTTTGAACTGATCCGGGCAAGCGGGAATTATAACTATGTTCATATCATCAGCGGGCAGGATTTGCCTCTTGCCTCGAACGATACGATTGCTGATTTCTTCAAGGAGCATGAAGGACAGGAGTTCGTCAAGCATCTGCAGCTTCCAAATGAGGCGGAAATGTGGGGCTGCCTGTACCGGGTGTCTGTATATTATCCGAGGTTCCTGGTCTCCCGGGCCAAAGCTGTCTCAGAGATCCGCAACCGATACATCAATCTGGTGATGTCGGTACCCTGGCTTAAGCGCAGCCTGAAGGAACTGCCGGAGGTGCTGTATAAGGGCTCGAATTGGATGTCGCTTACCGGGGAATGCATGCAGTATATCCTCGAATTCATCGCGGAGCATCCCGGATACGTCCGGTTGTTCAGGAATTCGTTCTGCGGCGATGAGATCTTCTTCCATTCTATTATTTTGAACAGTAAATATAAGGATAAAGTAATCAATGAGATCAAACGCTATACGGATTGGGACACTGGACCGGAATTCCCCAGAACGCTGCGGGCCGAGGATTATGAACGGATTCGCGAGCAAGGTGCAGGCTGCTTCTGGGGCCGGAAGTTCGATCTGGATGTTGACAAGGAGATCATCAGCGATATTCTGCGGCTGGCTTGA
- a CDS encoding helix-turn-helix domain-containing protein, which produces MKNQITILGAALILGLSLIASSLIISNERASSNEKAMETQIAQLQTEAKEQAELLEQTVSTAADSPLMTMAEAAEFLHLTENEVLNIIKAEHEVLKYNGSLTGIPYMKVDEQFMINRAELQNWVQQATLEQRVYMGTKITNR; this is translated from the coding sequence ATGAAGAATCAAATTACAATCCTGGGAGCCGCACTGATTCTGGGTCTTTCTTTAATCGCAAGCAGTCTGATTATCAGCAACGAACGTGCATCCAGCAATGAAAAGGCGATGGAAACACAGATTGCCCAGTTGCAGACGGAAGCCAAAGAGCAAGCGGAACTGTTAGAGCAGACTGTATCTACTGCCGCTGACAGCCCATTAATGACAATGGCGGAGGCAGCGGAATTTCTGCATTTAACTGAGAATGAGGTGCTGAATATTATCAAGGCAGAGCACGAGGTTCTAAAGTATAACGGGTCACTTACGGGAATTCCCTATATGAAAGTCGATGAGCAGTTCATGATTAACCGGGCGGAGCTACAGAACTGGGTTCAGCAGGCGACACTTGAACAACGGGTCTATATGGGTACGAAGATTACCAATAGATGA
- a CDS encoding Na+/H+ antiporter, with protein METFLAVLLMLGLIAVSNIVNRFIPFVPVPLIQIGLGIITALVPTGIHMSFEPELFFVLFIAPLLFNDGRRTPRDELWNLRAPILLLALGLVFVTVFVAGYAINWMIPSIPLAASFALAAILSPTDAVAVSALAGRVHLPKSIHRILEGESLMNDASGLVAFKFAIAAMVTGVFSFPKASLSFVMIAAGGLLLGAVLSFLLIRLSVFIRRFGMEDVTIHVLLQILTPFIIYLISEEIGVSGILAVVAGGVMFAIEKDRAVSPQYKLQLVSASTWSVLLLVLNGLVFLILGVSVPDVVEVIYRDQRLNNFMVAGYAMAITALLIALRFLWVYAYSLWESRFRRVEKAPLKSQVITSISGVRGAVTLAGAFSIPLVLGDGITPFPERDLIIALAAGVILMSLIIASIFLPLLADKEETVVKTIGYGNTELAARNVVIDAGMSMLRSLVTESPERATQPVLLEFTDKIDRLCTAKPDSDPATEQFRRLGVEARLSGLEAERTELRRMLENGAVPSPVAVKMEELLDHTESLLCRRLDTQIKFTVTEIQRLFSGLFSGRFNGEEGRRAVQNAESARAAKIAMCQAAVSAVSAGISDENRLASQKVIDKYERLESRLVQGEGWSKDGVVDDEKLELKLQAIQEQRNTVQEMYQNGAINLKIAGKLRRFVDQLETSIWED; from the coding sequence TTGGAGACTTTTCTCGCTGTACTGCTGATGCTCGGGCTTATCGCGGTATCGAATATCGTGAACCGTTTCATTCCGTTTGTGCCGGTTCCTCTAATTCAGATCGGACTAGGGATCATTACTGCACTTGTACCGACCGGAATACATATGTCTTTTGAGCCTGAGCTGTTTTTTGTGTTGTTCATTGCCCCTCTACTGTTCAATGACGGGAGACGGACACCGCGTGATGAGCTGTGGAACCTTAGGGCACCCATATTGCTGCTAGCGCTGGGGCTTGTATTTGTAACGGTTTTTGTCGCAGGTTATGCCATTAACTGGATGATTCCTTCAATTCCGCTGGCGGCATCTTTTGCACTGGCGGCGATTCTGTCACCTACGGATGCTGTAGCGGTCAGTGCGCTGGCCGGACGGGTGCATTTGCCGAAGAGTATACACCGTATCCTTGAAGGTGAATCGCTGATGAATGACGCCTCCGGCCTAGTTGCCTTCAAATTTGCGATCGCGGCCATGGTTACGGGAGTTTTCTCGTTTCCTAAGGCATCGCTCAGCTTTGTAATGATTGCCGCAGGGGGTCTGCTTTTGGGTGCGGTGCTCTCTTTTCTGCTGATCCGCCTCAGTGTATTCATCCGCAGATTCGGCATGGAGGATGTGACGATCCATGTGCTTCTGCAGATTCTAACACCGTTTATTATTTATCTGATCAGTGAAGAGATTGGCGTATCCGGCATCCTGGCCGTAGTGGCCGGCGGTGTAATGTTTGCTATTGAGAAGGACAGGGCCGTATCGCCGCAGTATAAGCTGCAGCTTGTATCAGCCAGCACCTGGTCGGTGCTGCTGCTGGTGTTGAACGGTCTGGTATTCCTGATCCTTGGAGTATCCGTACCGGATGTGGTAGAGGTCATCTACCGCGATCAGAGGCTGAACAACTTTATGGTTGCGGGGTATGCGATGGCGATTACCGCGCTGCTCATTGCGCTGCGTTTTCTATGGGTCTATGCCTATTCCTTATGGGAGAGCCGATTCCGCCGGGTAGAGAAGGCGCCGCTTAAGTCACAGGTCATTACTTCAATCTCCGGGGTGCGCGGAGCGGTAACATTAGCAGGTGCCTTCTCCATTCCCCTTGTGCTCGGGGACGGTATCACGCCATTCCCTGAACGGGATTTGATTATTGCGCTGGCCGCAGGTGTCATTCTGATGTCGCTAATCATTGCCAGCATCTTCCTGCCACTGCTGGCCGACAAAGAGGAGACCGTGGTGAAGACCATTGGCTACGGAAATACGGAACTGGCTGCCAGGAATGTTGTGATCGACGCCGGGATGTCGATGCTGCGTAGCCTGGTTACGGAGAGCCCGGAGCGGGCGACACAGCCTGTCTTACTGGAGTTCACAGACAAGATCGACCGGCTGTGCACGGCCAAGCCGGACAGTGATCCGGCCACGGAGCAGTTCCGGCGTCTGGGCGTTGAAGCCCGGCTGAGCGGCCTGGAGGCAGAGCGCACAGAACTGCGGCGGATGCTGGAGAACGGTGCGGTACCCTCCCCAGTCGCCGTGAAGATGGAGGAGCTGCTTGATCATACGGAATCGCTGCTCTGCAGACGTCTGGATACACAAATTAAGTTCACAGTAACTGAAATTCAGCGTCTGTTCTCCGGCCTGTTCTCGGGCCGCTTCAATGGGGAAGAGGGCCGGCGTGCAGTGCAGAATGCCGAAAGTGCCCGGGCAGCGAAGATTGCGATGTGCCAGGCGGCCGTGTCAGCCGTCAGCGCCGGAATAAGCGACGAGAACCGGCTTGCCTCGCAGAAGGTCATCGACAAGTATGAGCGGCTGGAATCCCGGCTGGTGCAGGGCGAAGGCTGGAGTAAAGATGGTGTCGTCGATGACGAGAAGCTGGAACTGAAGCTGCAGGCCATTCAGGAGCAGCGGAATACCGTACAGGAAATGTATCAGAACGGGGCTATTAATCTCAAGATCGCGGGTAAGCTGCGGCGGTTCGTAGATCAGCTGGAAACATCCATATGGGAGGATTAA
- a CDS encoding YitT family protein, giving the protein MRSYPKYVIILLASLLIAAGTNFFLVPYKILDGGIIGIALIINYISGIKIGLAIIVCSLPIFLLAWFRERDIFYNSILGLMTSSFLIELLGPLQYYFLYYIELGSISSAIIGGFLMGSGLGLMLRFKASTGGTDLLAKFMKRYIPLNVGVIIFLTDFVIIGAGGALISKETFFHSILTIVSGGVATGLCTLED; this is encoded by the coding sequence ATGCGTTCATATCCCAAGTATGTCATTATTCTGCTGGCCAGCCTGCTGATTGCAGCGGGAACCAACTTTTTTCTGGTGCCCTATAAAATACTCGATGGGGGAATTATCGGCATTGCCCTCATCATTAATTACATCTCCGGCATCAAAATCGGACTGGCCATCATTGTTTGCAGTCTTCCAATCTTCCTGCTGGCCTGGTTCCGGGAGCGGGATATTTTCTATAACAGCATTCTGGGGCTGATGACTTCATCCTTTCTGATCGAACTGCTCGGGCCGCTGCAATATTACTTTCTGTATTATATCGAACTCGGTTCCATCTCCAGCGCTATTATAGGGGGCTTCCTGATGGGCAGCGGGCTCGGCCTGATGCTGCGGTTCAAAGCCAGTACGGGTGGAACAGATCTGCTGGCAAAGTTTATGAAACGTTACATTCCGCTCAATGTCGGAGTGATTATTTTCCTGACGGATTTCGTAATTATCGGCGCCGGCGGTGCACTGATCTCCAAAGAGACTTTTTTCCATTCCATATTGACTATTGTCTCCGGCGGTGTTGCCACCGGTCTATGTACGCTGGAAGACTAG
- a CDS encoding threonine/serine exporter family protein — MILQLITSFIAASAFCVLFNAPVRALLQCGFAGMIGWMLYLQLDDRWDTVVATFGATVIVGVISQFFARSFKMPVIIFSVGGIIPLVPGGLAYDAMRQFVENDNNQGIQFAVQALLLSGAIAAGLVLSEVLGQMFRRKHVSG, encoded by the coding sequence ATGATTTTGCAACTCATAACCAGTTTCATCGCTGCCTCAGCCTTCTGCGTTCTGTTTAATGCGCCGGTGCGCGCACTGCTTCAATGCGGTTTCGCCGGAATGATCGGCTGGATGCTGTATCTGCAGCTGGATGACAGATGGGATACCGTTGTTGCCACCTTTGGTGCCACCGTGATTGTCGGAGTGATCAGCCAATTTTTTGCGCGTTCCTTCAAAATGCCGGTGATTATATTCAGCGTCGGCGGAATTATCCCGCTGGTTCCGGGCGGCCTGGCTTATGACGCCATGCGCCAGTTCGTGGAGAATGACAACAACCAGGGAATTCAGTTTGCCGTACAGGCGCTGCTGCTGTCCGGGGCCATCGCCGCTGGCCTTGTGCTGAGCGAGGTACTGGGACAGATGTTCCGGAGGAAGCACGTATCCGGATAG
- a CDS encoding Rrf2 family transcriptional regulator, with amino-acid sequence MNISTRFAVAIHILTLIDSNKDGKSTSEWIAGSVNTNPVVIRRLTGMLNKAGLVEVRPGVAGAKLTRSSADITLLQIYKAVNAVEEDSLFSVHEHPNPECPVGKNIAGAIIPVFSLAQKAMENVLQEVTLDQIVHQIPVS; translated from the coding sequence ATGAACATCAGCACCCGGTTTGCGGTCGCTATTCATATTCTAACTTTAATAGACAGCAACAAAGACGGTAAAAGCACCTCGGAGTGGATTGCCGGCAGCGTTAATACGAATCCGGTTGTCATCCGCCGCCTTACAGGCATGCTGAACAAGGCCGGTCTGGTGGAGGTCCGCCCCGGTGTAGCCGGTGCGAAGCTTACCCGAAGTAGCGCGGATATCACGCTTCTGCAGATTTACAAGGCGGTCAATGCAGTGGAGGAGGATTCATTGTTCTCTGTCCACGAGCATCCGAATCCGGAGTGTCCGGTCGGCAAGAACATTGCCGGGGCGATTATTCCCGTGTTCTCGCTTGCGCAGAAAGCGATGGAGAATGTGCTGCAAGAGGTTACACTGGATCAGATCGTACATCAAATTCCTGTTTCGTGA
- a CDS encoding DUF4085 family protein: MKFYTKSWYEEMQVRGFMVFPETEQDWLEDVAWHAAEGVSYRDRTRDFLEYLKADLLKYLPEYFHPSIHDGTINSTYPEPEFKEKAQQWRSEYEARMKVLDDKYYRGYLSIKDSLPVHAIQLVEKSLHDSRVISYAVPAAEVVEIILDCSGAMHYQCDIRLTFTGVTGLVLPERLNRMVWLYTEIYAVEQGFELRVLLDSPLSELRITAQDVSFEMLSEPKYNG, encoded by the coding sequence ATGAAATTTTATACAAAATCATGGTATGAAGAAATGCAGGTGCGCGGCTTTATGGTGTTCCCTGAGACGGAGCAGGATTGGCTGGAGGATGTTGCGTGGCATGCTGCGGAGGGGGTCAGCTATAGGGACAGGACGAGGGATTTCCTGGAATACCTCAAAGCGGATTTGCTGAAGTACCTTCCGGAATACTTCCATCCCTCCATTCATGACGGAACAATCAATTCTACTTATCCTGAACCTGAGTTCAAAGAAAAGGCGCAGCAGTGGCGTAGTGAATACGAAGCCAGGATGAAGGTGTTGGATGATAAATACTATAGAGGGTATCTCTCTATTAAGGACAGCTTGCCTGTACATGCTATTCAGCTAGTTGAGAAGTCCCTCCATGATTCAAGGGTGATTTCATATGCAGTGCCGGCGGCGGAGGTTGTGGAGATCATTCTGGACTGCAGTGGAGCCATGCATTATCAGTGTGATATCAGACTAACCTTTACCGGGGTGACCGGGCTGGTTCTGCCTGAACGCCTGAACAGAATGGTCTGGTTGTATACCGAGATCTATGCGGTGGAACAAGGGTTTGAATTACGTGTTCTGCTGGATTCGCCGCTGAGTGAGCTTAGAATTACTGCGCAGGATGTATCATTTGAAATGCTAAGTGAACCCAAATACAACGGATGA
- a CDS encoding GNAT family N-acetyltransferase translates to MMGELLASGLHFAEITEEHLAGVLDIYNYYVLNTTVSFHTEPQTLTQMRQSVLNGDPRFKSYVLLREGELQGYVLITRHKNKEAYDTSGEVSIYLKPGSGGQGLGGQSLRFIEERANELGFHVLVATVCADNEPSRRLFAKHGYEQSALFKEIGRKFGRWLDIVSYEKIIG, encoded by the coding sequence ATGATGGGAGAATTGCTTGCTAGCGGGCTGCACTTTGCAGAAATTACTGAGGAACATCTGGCCGGTGTGCTAGATATCTATAACTATTATGTACTTAACACCACCGTATCGTTTCATACCGAGCCGCAGACCTTGACGCAAATGCGCCAGTCTGTGCTGAACGGGGATCCGCGATTTAAGTCATATGTCCTTCTTCGGGAAGGGGAGCTGCAGGGATACGTGCTGATTACTCGGCACAAGAACAAAGAAGCTTATGATACCTCCGGTGAAGTCAGTATTTACCTGAAGCCCGGCAGCGGAGGACAAGGTCTGGGCGGGCAATCGCTGCGGTTCATTGAAGAGCGGGCTAACGAGCTTGGGTTCCATGTACTGGTAGCTACCGTATGTGCAGACAATGAGCCCAGCCGCCGCCTGTTCGCGAAGCACGGCTACGAGCAGAGCGCCTTATTCAAAGAGATCGGCCGCAAATTCGGCCGGTGGCTGGATATTGTCAGCTATGAGAAAATCATCGGCTAA
- a CDS encoding threonine/serine exporter family protein: protein MDSTSNNSNTTAHDIIDLCLLAGKIMLQSGAETYRVEDTMSRMAASLGFPGAHSYVTPTVIMFTTSRTEPVKLFRIAERTTDLQKVSEVNDISRRLSERQLTAAEARERLGIVDDAAHAYPVWLQTVAAALTGACFTVMFKGSLWDALPSLLISGVGFAAVTYLHRLVQIRFFAEFIASFIIGLLAFFSVRLGIGQEMDKIIIGCVMPLVPGLLITNAVRDLMAGHLVSGLSKGADAFLTAFAIGTGIGLVLSLF from the coding sequence TTGGATAGCACAAGCAACAATAGCAATACTACCGCGCATGATATTATAGACCTGTGCCTGCTGGCCGGCAAAATCATGCTGCAAAGCGGCGCCGAAACCTACCGCGTGGAGGATACCATGAGTCGTATGGCCGCATCGCTCGGATTCCCTGGAGCGCATAGCTACGTTACGCCGACAGTCATTATGTTCACCACCAGCCGAACCGAACCGGTGAAGCTGTTCCGGATAGCTGAACGGACGACCGATCTGCAAAAAGTGTCAGAGGTCAATGACATCTCGCGGCGGCTGAGCGAACGCCAGCTTACCGCCGCCGAAGCCCGCGAGCGTCTGGGTATTGTCGACGACGCGGCGCATGCTTATCCGGTCTGGCTGCAGACTGTAGCTGCCGCCCTGACCGGCGCCTGCTTCACCGTAATGTTCAAGGGCAGCCTGTGGGATGCCCTTCCGTCGCTGCTGATCTCCGGGGTCGGCTTCGCCGCCGTCACCTATCTGCACCGCCTGGTTCAGATCCGTTTCTTCGCGGAGTTCATCGCCTCCTTTATCATCGGCCTGCTGGCTTTCTTCTCCGTAAGGCTTGGCATCGGACAAGAGATGGACAAGATCATCATCGGCTGCGTAATGCCGCTTGTACCGGGGCTGCTCATCACGAATGCCGTCCGTGACCTTATGGCCGGCCATCTGGTGTCCGGCCTGTCTAAGGGAGCCGATGCCTTCCTGACCGCCTTTGCCATTGGAACCGGCATCGGACTCGTGCTGTCCCTTTTCTAA
- a CDS encoding VOC family protein produces the protein MTTTAALPQELEIGLVQIRVSNLERSLTFYQNVIGLKILHRQGREVEMTADGVHVLLVLREIEQALILRRNSAAGLYHFAILVPDRPSLGLVLRNLIDAGIEIGQGDHLVSEALYIQDPDNNGIEIYRDRPRDTWKYEPTGNVVMTTDPVDVDGLLAASEGLSWTGLPAGTVIGHVHFHVGDLAEAKKFYVDALGFAITAHYGDAALFISAGGYHHHMGLNVWAGQGAKAAPAHAAGIDYFTLLLPGSGDVSEVAERVKQAGYPVEVEGGITTLRDPWNIGIRLLVKG, from the coding sequence ATGACGACAACAGCAGCATTGCCGCAAGAACTGGAAATTGGACTAGTACAGATTAGAGTAAGCAATTTGGAGCGTTCACTCACCTTTTATCAGAATGTAATCGGACTGAAGATCCTGCACCGGCAGGGGCGTGAAGTGGAAATGACCGCGGATGGTGTGCATGTGCTTCTGGTGCTGCGGGAGATTGAACAGGCCCTGATTCTGCGCCGTAATTCGGCAGCCGGACTGTATCATTTCGCGATTCTGGTGCCCGACCGTCCAAGTCTCGGGTTGGTGCTGCGTAATCTGATTGATGCGGGCATCGAGATCGGTCAGGGCGATCATCTGGTCAGCGAAGCGCTGTACATTCAGGACCCTGACAATAACGGCATTGAAATATACCGCGACCGGCCGCGCGACACCTGGAAGTACGAGCCTACTGGCAATGTGGTGATGACTACAGACCCGGTTGATGTGGACGGCTTACTGGCGGCTTCCGAAGGGCTGAGCTGGACCGGACTGCCTGCGGGCACGGTGATCGGGCATGTGCACTTTCATGTAGGCGATCTGGCGGAGGCCAAGAAATTCTATGTGGATGCGCTTGGTTTTGCAATAACCGCTCATTACGGGGACGCTGCACTATTCATCTCGGCGGGAGGATATCATCACCATATGGGGCTTAATGTCTGGGCGGGACAAGGTGCTAAGGCGGCTCCGGCCCATGCGGCGGGCATCGATTATTTCACTCTGCTGCTTCCGGGCAGCGGGGATGTATCGGAAGTGGCGGAACGTGTGAAGCAAGCGGGGTACCCTGTAGAAGTAGAAGGCGGCATTACAACCTTGAGAGACCCGTGGAATATTGGAATCCGGTTGCTTGTCAAAGGCTGA